From Candidatus Polarisedimenticolia bacterium, the proteins below share one genomic window:
- a CDS encoding CRTAC1 family protein, which produces FLTRYPNAPQERIIQALGMKAQGLFRQKLYKEAIAVYRQTYDLEPGEKPLWGIHMCSAGMGGVPKDLPAKYRYPLRPESTDPSLPPPPKFRDIAPELGIAKIAGAGPAGWADYDGDGRYDLVACGMDTFCSLFHNEGKKFRDVTLEAGFGQVESGFGAAWGDYNGDGKPDLYVARNGWGGPLPDSLMANQGDGTFKDIAKEAGIDEPGSGFHVTWFDYNRDGWLDILVSNGVTLDPNINHLYRNNGNGTFTNVTKEAGLEEKQPGGTIGIAIGDYDQDGWPDLFMHGRTRKNRLYHNLGGGKFEEVGATAGVAGHGRQNGYVALFQDMDSDGDLDIVTVSLAVWEHVIAGYRADYVPKPDDDLVKLFRNDGGGHFKDVSVEAGFVYPLGIMAANTADLDNDGYSDLYFGTGNPDMRRQEPNVLYQNTGRGTFVDRSRAAGVWLQGKGHGITFTDWNGDGFLEIYAEKGGFYHGDLVPSAFFLNETRNGNHFLFVDLYEDGPNARAVGAGVSIEAGALKTYKEVTSGRGFGSSDPPTLHFGLGKNTRIERFRVRWPDGSSTDYPAPPIDSRLRLHKGDPSWSTVEFRP; this is translated from the coding sequence TTTCTGACGCGCTATCCCAACGCGCCGCAGGAGCGCATCATCCAGGCCCTGGGAATGAAGGCGCAAGGATTGTTCCGGCAGAAGCTCTACAAGGAGGCCATCGCCGTCTACCGGCAGACCTACGACCTGGAGCCGGGTGAAAAGCCGCTATGGGGCATCCACATGTGCTCGGCCGGCATGGGAGGCGTCCCCAAGGACCTGCCGGCCAAATACCGCTACCCGCTGCGTCCCGAATCGACCGATCCATCCCTGCCGCCGCCCCCGAAGTTCCGGGACATTGCCCCGGAGCTGGGGATCGCCAAGATTGCGGGCGCCGGTCCGGCCGGCTGGGCCGATTATGACGGCGACGGCCGCTACGACCTGGTGGCCTGCGGCATGGACACTTTCTGCTCGCTGTTCCACAACGAGGGGAAGAAGTTCCGCGACGTGACGCTGGAAGCGGGATTCGGCCAGGTGGAATCGGGCTTCGGAGCGGCCTGGGGCGACTACAACGGCGACGGCAAGCCCGATCTCTACGTGGCGCGCAACGGCTGGGGCGGACCGCTGCCCGATTCGCTCATGGCGAACCAGGGAGACGGCACCTTCAAGGACATTGCGAAGGAGGCGGGGATCGACGAGCCGGGCTCCGGGTTCCACGTCACCTGGTTCGATTACAACCGTGACGGCTGGCTCGACATCCTGGTCAGTAACGGCGTGACGCTGGATCCCAACATCAATCACCTGTACCGGAACAACGGCAACGGCACCTTCACCAACGTCACCAAGGAGGCGGGCCTGGAGGAGAAGCAGCCGGGCGGGACGATCGGCATCGCCATCGGCGATTACGACCAGGACGGCTGGCCGGACCTCTTCATGCACGGCCGCACGCGCAAGAACCGGCTGTACCACAACCTGGGAGGCGGCAAGTTCGAGGAGGTGGGCGCCACGGCAGGCGTGGCGGGACACGGCCGGCAGAACGGCTACGTCGCCTTGTTCCAGGACATGGATAGCGACGGCGACCTCGATATCGTGACCGTCAGCCTGGCCGTCTGGGAGCACGTCATCGCCGGCTACCGGGCGGATTACGTTCCCAAGCCGGACGACGATCTCGTCAAGCTGTTCCGCAATGACGGGGGCGGGCACTTCAAGGACGTGAGCGTGGAGGCCGGGTTCGTCTATCCGCTCGGCATCATGGCGGCGAACACCGCCGATCTCGACAACGACGGATATTCGGATCTCTATTTCGGCACCGGCAATCCCGACATGCGGCGCCAGGAGCCCAACGTTCTGTACCAAAACACGGGACGGGGAACCTTCGTGGATCGGTCGCGCGCCGCCGGGGTCTGGCTCCAGGGAAAAGGGCACGGCATCACCTTCACCGACTGGAACGGCGACGGCTTCCTGGAGATCTATGCCGAAAAGGGGGGCTTCTACCACGGCGATCTGGTGCCCAGCGCCTTTTTTCTCAACGAAACCCGCAATGGAAACCACTTCCTTTTCGTAGATCTCTACGAAGACGGTCCCAACGCGAGGGCGGTGGGGGCGGGCGTGAGCATCGAGGCGGGTGCTTTGAAGACTTACAAGGAAGTGACTTCCGGCCGGGGCTTCGGGTCGTCGGATCCGCCGACGCTCCACTTCGGTCTCGGCAAGAACACCCGGATCGAGCGCTTCCGGGTGCGCTGGCCGGACGGCAGCTCCACCGACTACCCGGCTCCTCCGATCGATTCCCGCCTGCGCCTGCACAAGGGCGATCCCTCCTGGTCCACCGTCGAATTCCGCCCATGA
- a CDS encoding tetratricopeptide repeat protein produces the protein MTRRLGRLARAFLFLAALLAPGCSRRSAPEPPLTTPQQRSPELQAILTEAGSAYQRGNLTLTEEALRRASAMAPDDADLALDLGDTLTRAQHLDAARQHYEAFLARHPSSAAVRLALGLTLTGLGRWEDAAREIGQVAERTPDDPVARLNLGIVLSKLGRYDASVEQLRRAVELTPTDPVAVKELGSALMSAGKLQEAATALEQAVALDARSAPAWFALGGCYARLGRKAEAAVALAHFSETSEGKERFLDQKRLFRAAQGRAEALSLQGKDEEALAALLAYRDALQDFPQFQQELGVAYLRLGKRTEAIAALERAVAGDRTLREAYGHLAVLYQQQGDTDKAMRARRSALHPSGYGSLPVESP, from the coding sequence ATGACCCGGAGGCTCGGGCGTCTCGCCCGGGCATTTCTGTTCCTGGCGGCCTTGCTGGCGCCGGGTTGTTCCCGACGATCAGCCCCCGAGCCGCCTCTGACCACGCCGCAGCAGCGATCTCCCGAGCTGCAGGCGATCCTCACCGAAGCCGGCTCCGCCTATCAGCGCGGCAACCTGACTCTCACCGAGGAGGCGCTGCGCCGGGCGTCCGCGATGGCGCCCGACGATGCCGACCTGGCTCTGGATCTGGGCGACACCCTGACCCGCGCGCAGCATCTCGATGCGGCCCGGCAGCACTACGAGGCGTTCCTGGCGCGCCACCCATCTTCCGCCGCGGTGCGCCTCGCCCTGGGGCTGACGCTGACCGGGCTGGGGCGCTGGGAGGACGCCGCGCGAGAGATCGGACAGGTCGCCGAGCGCACGCCGGATGATCCGGTGGCGCGATTGAACCTGGGGATCGTCCTCTCCAAGCTGGGGCGGTATGACGCCTCGGTGGAGCAGCTGCGCCGGGCCGTGGAGCTGACCCCCACCGACCCGGTCGCGGTGAAGGAGCTGGGGAGCGCCTTGATGAGCGCGGGCAAGCTGCAGGAGGCGGCCACCGCATTGGAGCAAGCGGTGGCGCTCGATGCCCGCAGTGCGCCGGCCTGGTTCGCTCTCGGCGGCTGCTACGCCAGGCTGGGACGCAAGGCGGAAGCCGCCGTGGCGCTGGCGCATTTCTCCGAAACCTCGGAGGGCAAGGAGCGCTTCCTGGATCAGAAGCGGCTGTTCCGCGCCGCCCAGGGAAGGGCCGAGGCTCTGTCGCTCCAGGGAAAGGATGAGGAAGCTCTGGCGGCGCTTCTCGCCTACCGCGATGCCCTTCAGGACTTCCCGCAGTTTCAGCAGGAGCTGGGAGTCGCCTATCTGCGGCTGGGGAAGCGCACCGAGGCGATCGCGGCCCTCGAGCGTGCCGTCGCCGGCGACCGCACCCTGCGCGAAGCCTATGGACACCTGGCGGTGCTCTACCAGCAGCAGGGAGACACTGACAAGGCGATGCGCGCCCGCCGCTCGGCGCTCCATCCGTCGGGTTATGGCTCCCTCCCCGTGGAATCTCCATGA